The candidate division KSB1 bacterium genome includes a window with the following:
- a CDS encoding DUF3467 domain-containing protein: MQQGRQLSVELGEKEAEGIYSNLVLITHSPAEFVIDFTRMVPGIPKAKVYARIIMTPQHAKSFLKALQENIERYENEFGEIRLYGEPGPGREFGFKPVAESE, encoded by the coding sequence ATGCAGCAAGGGCGGCAGCTCAGTGTGGAGCTCGGGGAAAAGGAGGCCGAAGGGATCTACAGCAATCTGGTGCTCATCACCCACTCTCCGGCCGAGTTTGTGATCGACTTCACCCGCATGGTCCCGGGCATTCCGAAGGCCAAGGTCTACGCCCGCATTATCATGACGCCGCAGCACGCCAAATCCTTCCTGAAGGCGCTGCAGGAAAACATCGAACGCTACGAGAACGAATTCGGCGAGATCCGGTTGTACGGCGAGCCGGGCCCCGGCCGGGAGTTCGGATTCAAGCCGGTAG
- the dnaG gene encoding DNA primase encodes MRIPTHKIEEIRQAVDIVDVVSGYLSLRRKGKNYFGLCPFHQEKTPSFSVNPQLQIFHCFGCRAGGNVFHFLMRIEGLSFQEAVKAVAERAGIHLDLEQAEGEEQRALQLLYEANQLAADFYREQLFSPAGRLAREYLRSRGLDDQTITTFGLGYAPEAWDALLSRAARRGIPTSVLEQAGLVVRREGGGFYDRFRHRVIFPLFNLSGRVVGFGARRLVEDDSSPKYINSPETAIYKKGSTLYGLYQSRQAIRELDAAIIVEGYMDLISLYQRGIRNVVATLGTALTPEQARLIRRYTRNAILFYDSDSPGFKAALRGAEVMLAEEMEVKIATVTPGEDPDSYVRARGAEAVREEIAKAESLFAFRLRREMESADLRDPDARARIASRVLESISYIGNQLRRSAWVSWLADQLGMEERVLAAELARHLRARLRTEEMGRKTGSAPVTRAKSRRTEAERTLIRILLRSTVLRRYVREGMEQVPPRDPLVREVWELFRQLLAQAVPEEAIDVPTILSLVERPEVAEFLASIAEEPQELFESGQLAEDCFKAVCLEEIDERASRLQEQIRSDPVRAAELTRRFVALAQLRRQVERGEIDPRTVPASVRALEA; translated from the coding sequence ATGCGGATTCCTACCCACAAGATCGAGGAGATCCGGCAGGCGGTGGATATCGTGGACGTCGTCTCCGGCTACCTCTCGCTTCGTCGCAAGGGCAAGAACTACTTCGGCCTGTGCCCCTTCCATCAGGAGAAAACCCCCTCCTTCTCGGTCAACCCGCAGCTTCAGATCTTCCATTGCTTCGGTTGCCGCGCCGGCGGCAATGTGTTCCACTTTCTGATGCGGATCGAAGGATTGAGCTTTCAGGAGGCGGTGAAAGCGGTCGCCGAGCGCGCGGGGATTCATCTGGACCTGGAGCAGGCCGAAGGGGAGGAGCAGAGGGCCCTTCAGCTCCTCTACGAGGCGAACCAGTTGGCCGCGGATTTCTACCGGGAACAACTGTTCTCCCCGGCAGGCCGTCTGGCACGGGAATACCTGCGCTCCCGCGGTTTGGATGACCAGACGATCACCACCTTCGGCCTGGGGTACGCTCCGGAGGCCTGGGATGCTCTCCTCAGTCGGGCGGCCCGTCGGGGGATTCCCACCAGCGTTCTGGAACAGGCGGGATTGGTCGTCCGGCGCGAAGGCGGGGGATTCTACGATCGCTTCCGCCACCGGGTGATCTTCCCTCTCTTCAACCTGTCGGGCCGCGTGGTGGGCTTTGGGGCGCGCCGACTGGTGGAAGATGATTCCAGCCCGAAATACATCAACTCGCCCGAAACGGCCATCTACAAGAAGGGCTCGACCCTGTACGGACTCTACCAATCCCGGCAGGCAATCCGTGAGCTGGACGCGGCCATCATCGTGGAAGGCTACATGGACCTGATTTCCCTATACCAGAGGGGTATCCGGAACGTGGTGGCCACGCTCGGAACGGCCCTCACGCCCGAACAGGCGCGGCTCATCCGTCGCTACACCCGGAACGCGATCCTCTTCTACGACAGCGATTCGCCCGGGTTCAAGGCAGCACTACGTGGCGCCGAAGTAATGCTGGCGGAAGAGATGGAAGTGAAAATTGCCACCGTCACCCCTGGGGAGGATCCGGACTCGTACGTTCGGGCGCGTGGGGCAGAGGCCGTGCGGGAGGAGATCGCCAAGGCCGAGTCCCTCTTCGCGTTCCGCCTCAGACGGGAAATGGAAAGCGCAGACCTCCGGGACCCAGACGCCCGAGCTCGGATCGCCTCAAGAGTCCTGGAGTCCATAAGCTACATCGGCAATCAGCTCCGGCGTTCGGCGTGGGTGTCGTGGCTCGCCGACCAGCTCGGGATGGAGGAGCGGGTCCTGGCTGCCGAGCTGGCTCGACACCTCCGGGCCAGGCTGCGCACTGAGGAAATGGGCCGGAAGACCGGCTCTGCCCCTGTGACCCGTGCGAAATCTCGACGCACCGAGGCGGAACGCACCCTGATCCGGATCCTGCTCCGCTCGACGGTGCTTCGCCGATACGTGCGGGAGGGGATGGAACAGGTCCCACCCCGCGATCCCCTGGTGCGGGAAGTCTGGGAGCTCTTCCGCCAGCTCCTCGCCCAGGCGGTTCCGGAGGAAGCTATTGACGTACCGACGATCCTCTCCCTGGTCGAGCGGCCTGAGGTGGCGGAGTTCCTTGCTTCCATTGCGGAGGAGCCCCAAGAGCTCTTCGAGTCAGGCCAGCTGGCAGAAGATTGCTTCAAGGCTGTCTGCCTGGAAGAGATCGACGAGCGGGCGTCACGCCTGCAGGAACAGATCCGCTCCGATCCTGTACGCGCGGCGGAACTTACCCGCCGATTCGTCGCCCTGGCCCAGCTCCGGAGGCAGGTGGAAAGGGGTGAGATCGACCCCCGTACGGTACCGGCGAGCGTACGGGCGCTGGAAGCTTGA
- a CDS encoding AMP-binding protein, with product MTARTIPWLFEQSVEKYGERPYLWEKREGRYQPTTYRQLREMVYETAAGLMAMGIQKGDRVALLSEGRVDWVVAELGILYAGAIDVPLSVKLNEREELKFRLAHAECRFAFVSGQQAPKILDLKKDLPDLEKVILMDGEPQDEDEITLRKVRELGKEYLRRHEEEFRQRWQSVREDDVANICYTSGTTADPKGIMLTHRNYTANVEQSCAMMEIPPEWVTLLILPWDHSFGHTAGIYTFMAKGASIAAVEVGQSPLETLRNIPKNIQEIRPHMLYSVPSLSQNFRKGIERAIRQKGPRAEKLFRKALAVAYEYNGLGIDRGKGLKRKLLKPMLMLYDKILFSKIRQSFGGRLQFFIGGGALLDIEMQRYFYAIGIPIYQGYGLTEASPVISANTPDAHKLGTSGKLVPNLELRIVDDEGRDLPPGEKGEIVVRGENVMKGYWKNEKATAETIRDGWLFTGDLGYVDEDGFLVVLGRKKSLLISDDGEKYSPEGIEEALVSNSPYIEQVMLYNNQSPYTVALLFPNRENLLRYLQERGLSPRSPEGQRAALELLQGEIEEYRTGRFKGMFPTKWLPSAFAVLGEGFTEQNRMLNSTLKMVRGRIVEFYKDRIDHLYTPEGKDIFNHRNLTIISRLAD from the coding sequence TTGACGGCGCGAACCATTCCTTGGCTTTTCGAACAGAGCGTCGAGAAGTACGGCGAACGCCCCTACCTCTGGGAGAAGCGGGAAGGCCGGTATCAACCGACCACGTACCGCCAATTGCGCGAGATGGTCTACGAGACGGCCGCTGGACTCATGGCCATGGGAATCCAGAAGGGGGACCGGGTGGCCCTTCTCTCGGAGGGGCGCGTCGACTGGGTGGTCGCCGAGCTGGGCATCCTTTACGCGGGAGCCATCGACGTCCCACTCTCGGTCAAACTCAACGAGCGCGAGGAGCTCAAATTCCGCTTGGCCCATGCCGAGTGCCGCTTTGCCTTCGTCTCCGGACAGCAGGCCCCCAAGATCCTCGACCTGAAGAAAGACTTACCTGACCTCGAGAAGGTGATCTTGATGGACGGGGAGCCGCAGGACGAAGACGAAATAACCTTACGAAAAGTGCGCGAGCTGGGCAAGGAGTATCTCCGCCGCCACGAGGAGGAGTTCAGGCAGCGCTGGCAGTCGGTACGCGAGGACGATGTCGCCAACATCTGCTACACCTCCGGGACCACCGCCGATCCGAAGGGCATCATGCTCACCCACCGGAATTACACCGCGAACGTGGAGCAAAGCTGCGCGATGATGGAAATCCCGCCGGAATGGGTGACGCTCCTGATCTTGCCCTGGGATCACTCGTTCGGCCACACCGCTGGGATCTACACCTTTATGGCCAAGGGGGCGAGCATCGCAGCGGTCGAGGTCGGGCAGAGCCCCCTCGAGACCCTCCGCAACATCCCCAAGAACATCCAGGAGATAAGGCCGCATATGCTCTACAGCGTCCCATCGCTTTCCCAAAACTTCCGGAAAGGGATCGAGCGGGCCATCCGCCAGAAAGGGCCGCGCGCCGAGAAGCTCTTCCGGAAGGCCCTGGCCGTGGCTTACGAATACAACGGCCTCGGCATTGACCGGGGCAAGGGACTCAAGCGCAAGCTCCTGAAGCCCATGCTGATGCTCTACGACAAGATCCTGTTCAGCAAAATCCGCCAGAGCTTCGGCGGAAGGCTCCAGTTCTTCATCGGTGGCGGAGCCCTGCTGGACATCGAGATGCAGCGCTACTTCTACGCCATCGGCATCCCGATCTATCAGGGCTACGGGTTGACGGAGGCCTCGCCCGTCATTTCCGCCAACACCCCTGACGCCCACAAGCTGGGAACCTCCGGAAAGCTCGTCCCCAACCTGGAATTGCGAATCGTTGATGACGAGGGACGGGACCTGCCCCCCGGGGAGAAGGGCGAGATCGTGGTCCGCGGCGAAAACGTGATGAAAGGCTACTGGAAGAACGAGAAAGCCACCGCCGAGACGATCCGCGACGGGTGGCTGTTCACCGGAGACCTTGGCTACGTCGACGAAGACGGTTTTCTGGTGGTCCTCGGCCGGAAGAAAAGCCTCCTCATCAGCGACGATGGGGAAAAATACAGCCCCGAGGGGATCGAGGAAGCGCTGGTAAGCAACTCCCCTTACATCGAGCAGGTCATGTTGTACAACAACCAGTCGCCTTACACAGTAGCGCTGCTCTTTCCGAACCGCGAGAATCTCTTACGCTACCTTCAGGAACGCGGACTTTCACCCCGGAGCCCGGAGGGCCAGCGCGCCGCCCTGGAACTCCTCCAAGGTGAAATCGAGGAGTACCGCACCGGTAGGTTCAAGGGCATGTTCCCCACGAAGTGGTTGCCCAGCGCCTTTGCGGTCCTCGGCGAGGGCTTCACCGAGCAGAATCGCATGCTGAACAGCACCCTGAAAATGGTCCGCGGACGCATTGTGGAATTCTACAAGGACAGGATCGATCACCTCTACACCCCGGAAGGGAAGGACATCTTCAATCACCGGAACCTGACCATCATCAGCCGGCTTGCGGACTGA
- a CDS encoding D-lyxose/D-mannose family sugar isomerase yields the protein MITRAEYERAVRRALEYFAKAGIVLTEEEKKRIEVADFGLGELEKTGLELLVYVNTERVCAKELVLFPYQTCPEHRHPPVAGEPGKEETFRCRWGKVYLYVPGEPTPNPKAKPPEGREKWYTVWHEIELNPGDQYTLPPDTLHWFQAGPEGAVVSEFSTRSRDEADIFTDPEIQRLPVVGE from the coding sequence ATGATCACCCGGGCGGAGTACGAAAGGGCAGTCCGGCGCGCGCTGGAATACTTCGCAAAGGCCGGAATTGTGCTCACGGAGGAGGAGAAGAAGCGGATCGAAGTAGCCGATTTCGGCCTCGGGGAGCTCGAAAAGACGGGGTTGGAGCTCCTTGTATACGTGAACACGGAACGGGTCTGCGCCAAAGAGCTGGTCCTCTTCCCTTATCAGACCTGTCCCGAGCACAGGCACCCTCCGGTAGCGGGGGAGCCTGGAAAAGAAGAGACGTTCCGCTGCCGTTGGGGGAAAGTTTACCTCTACGTACCTGGCGAGCCGACCCCCAATCCGAAGGCCAAGCCCCCTGAGGGGCGTGAGAAATGGTACACGGTGTGGCACGAGATCGAGCTTAATCCGGGGGACCAGTACACATTGCCTCCCGACACGCTGCACTGGTTTCAGGCGGGGCCGGAAGGTGCCGTGGTCTCAGAGTTCTCGACCCGTAGCCGAGACGAGGCCGATATCTTCACCGATCCCGAGATCCAGCGCCTCCCGGTGGTCGGCGAATAG